A window of Candidatus Gastranaerophilales bacterium contains these coding sequences:
- a CDS encoding adenylate kinase has product MKKELVFVGPPASGKGTQTEKLAAETGLPHVDTGSLLRSAIKSGSEMGKIANSFIEKGNLVPTELVAKIIQERLAQKDCEKGFILDGYPRSLEQAEALDSILEKGSKLKVIYFDIPIDNLVERIVNRRSCPKCGAIFNIKTMKMKDINKCQACGADLVQRADDTEEIAKARFDTYFKQTAPLVDFYEKRGELIRLDAQGSIDEVYTKLKEAIK; this is encoded by the coding sequence GAATTAGTCTTTGTCGGACCTCCTGCCAGCGGAAAGGGTACTCAAACTGAGAAATTGGCTGCAGAAACAGGTCTTCCTCACGTTGATACTGGCTCTTTGTTGCGTAGTGCCATAAAATCGGGTTCTGAAATGGGCAAAATTGCAAATAGCTTTATTGAAAAAGGTAATCTTGTACCAACTGAGCTTGTCGCAAAAATAATTCAAGAAAGATTGGCTCAGAAGGATTGCGAAAAAGGCTTTATTTTAGACGGTTATCCAAGAAGCCTTGAGCAAGCTGAAGCTTTAGATTCTATATTGGAAAAGGGCTCAAAACTCAAAGTTATATATTTTGATATCCCTATTGATAACTTAGTTGAAAGAATTGTAAACAGACGTTCTTGTCCAAAATGTGGAGCTATTTTCAATATTAAAACTATGAAGATGAAAGATATCAATAAATGTCAGGCATGTGGAGCCGATTTGGTTCAAAGAGCAGATGATACGGAAGAAATCGCTAAAGCAAGATTTGATACGTATTTCAAACAAACTGCTCCTTTGGTAGATTTTTATGAAAAAAGAGGCGAACTTATCAGATTAGATGCTCAAGGCTCAATTGATGAAGTTTATACAAAATTGAAAGAAGCGATAAAATAA
- the map gene encoding type I methionyl aminopeptidase, producing the protein MSVHKKSREEIKLMKIAGSVVAMVHQEMKKVVKPGVSTKYLDDIAMQVIKDNKCEPTFLGYNGFEGCICASINDKVVHGIPSKDTIIKDGDIIAIDVGATFRGLVGDSAWSYAVGEIDDDKKRLMKATEESLFAGLSVVKDGVTLDVVGGAIEDVANKYNLGIVRQYGGHGVGHSMHEEPFIYNYRVGNKFVIKSGMTLAIEPMLNLGCDDVHQLDDGWSVMTNDGKASAHFEHSILVIDDGCEILTKLQ; encoded by the coding sequence ATGTCAGTACACAAAAAATCTCGTGAAGAAATTAAATTGATGAAAATTGCAGGCTCAGTTGTTGCAATGGTTCATCAAGAAATGAAAAAGGTAGTAAAACCGGGTGTAAGTACAAAGTATCTTGATGATATTGCTATGCAGGTTATAAAAGATAATAAATGTGAGCCGACATTCTTGGGTTACAATGGCTTTGAGGGATGTATTTGTGCTTCCATCAACGATAAAGTAGTTCATGGAATCCCTTCTAAGGATACCATAATTAAAGACGGCGATATTATTGCTATTGACGTTGGTGCTACTTTTAGGGGACTTGTCGGAGATAGTGCTTGGTCTTATGCTGTCGGTGAAATTGACGATGATAAAAAAAGGTTGATGAAAGCTACAGAAGAGTCACTTTTTGCAGGATTAAGTGTTGTAAAAGATGGCGTTACATTAGATGTTGTCGGCGGTGCGATTGAGGACGTTGCTAATAAATATAATCTCGGTATTGTTCGTCAATACGGTGGACACGGCGTTGGTCATTCAATGCATGAAGAACCTTTTATTTATAACTATCGAGTAGGAAATAAATTTGTTATCAAATCCGGAATGACGCTCGCTATTGAACCGATGTTAAATTTAGGTTGTGATGACGTTCATCAACTAGATGATGGGTGGTCTGTTATGACTAACGACGGCAAGGCTTCAGCCCATTTTGAACATTCTATACTCGTTATAGATGACGGGTGCGAAATTTTAACAAAGCTTCAATGA
- a CDS encoding bifunctional nuclease family protein: MIEMKVMGIAIDTRSGSPIVVLHDKDNRKALPIWIGSAEASAIIRKIENLNVTRPMTHDLIVDVIKQTGFSIEKIEINDVDKETYFATIFIENNEGKVVEIDSRPSDAIALAIRVDAPIFVTAKVLADGSVSCDAAKDEEEAQEFRDFIQSIKPSDFEKLINKDTESDQ; this comes from the coding sequence ATGATAGAAATGAAAGTTATGGGAATAGCTATCGATACTCGTTCCGGGTCACCAATAGTTGTTCTTCACGATAAAGATAATAGGAAAGCTCTTCCGATTTGGATTGGTTCAGCTGAAGCAAGTGCAATTATCAGAAAAATTGAAAATCTGAATGTGACACGTCCGATGACACATGATTTGATTGTCGATGTAATCAAGCAAACAGGGTTTTCAATAGAAAAAATCGAAATTAATGATGTCGATAAAGAAACTTATTTCGCAACTATTTTTATAGAAAATAACGAAGGAAAAGTCGTTGAAATTGACTCAAGACCATCTGATGCAATTGCTCTTGCGATTAGAGTTGATGCCCCTATTTTCGTTACAGCAAAGGTTTTGGCGGACGGGTCTGTTTCTTGTGATGCTGCAAAAGATGAAGAAGAAGCTCAAGAATTTAGAGATTTTATTCAGAGCATTAAACCTTCTGATTTTGAAAAATTGATTAACAAAGACACAGAATCTGATCAATAA
- the ricT gene encoding regulatory iron-sulfur-containing complex subunit RicT, with product MTQFAVKLLKNKFYPLVVPESVHVEQNQMILIRTEKGEEVAKAIAVPPGVAEIWKKNKPEELHLIRVLNDKDLESLKELEAMEEEGYKSCNELIKQHKLVMNLIKCKYTFDRKKVSFYYTAPERVDFRGLLKDLTQVFKRVRIDLRHIGVRDETSLCQGNGLCGRPFCCCSFKRQFESINIKLARDQGMPITPGKISGTCGRLLCCLNYEYPNYIEAAKKMCPVGSGVMTPDGVGCVCSLQILNDKLSVKLEDGKIKEYKKDEIEMVDVDVNINIDTPYKYTEETEENVDIKQLEDDKNSSTGNI from the coding sequence ATGACGCAATTTGCAGTTAAACTGTTAAAAAATAAATTCTATCCACTGGTTGTGCCTGAGTCTGTTCATGTAGAACAAAACCAGATGATATTGATAAGAACCGAAAAGGGTGAAGAAGTTGCTAAGGCAATAGCTGTGCCTCCCGGTGTTGCAGAAATTTGGAAAAAAAATAAACCCGAAGAACTTCATTTGATTAGAGTTCTAAATGATAAGGATTTAGAATCCTTAAAAGAGCTTGAAGCAATGGAAGAAGAAGGTTACAAAAGCTGCAATGAACTTATAAAACAGCATAAACTTGTTATGAATTTGATTAAATGTAAATATACATTTGATAGAAAAAAAGTTTCATTCTATTATACAGCCCCTGAAAGAGTTGATTTTAGAGGATTGTTGAAAGATTTAACCCAAGTCTTTAAGAGAGTTCGTATTGACCTCAGACATATCGGGGTTAGAGATGAAACCTCATTGTGTCAAGGTAACGGACTATGTGGGCGACCCTTTTGCTGTTGCTCTTTTAAACGTCAATTTGAATCTATAAATATTAAATTGGCTCGTGACCAAGGTATGCCAATAACTCCCGGAAAAATTTCAGGAACTTGCGGAAGATTGCTATGTTGTTTAAACTACGAATATCCGAATTACATTGAAGCTGCTAAAAAAATGTGTCCTGTTGGCTCTGGTGTTATGACTCCTGATGGGGTCGGGTGCGTTTGTTCGCTTCAAATTTTAAATGACAAATTGTCTGTTAAACTTGAAGACGGAAAAATCAAAGAATACAAAAAAGACGAAATCGAAATGGTTGATGTCGATGTTAATATCAATATTGACACGCCTTATAAATATACTGAAGAAACTGAAGAAAATGTTGATATCAAACAGCTTGAAGATGATAAAAACAGCTCTACAGGTAATATTTAA
- a CDS encoding HAMP domain-containing sensor histidine kinase codes for MKISFTFLFLLILCAFALGLLLRKYLILRRKNNIVQKDFQKLTHTLQKVRYGQLALKSKDLSNKPLQKSVNRLIETLFDREAMILEYQKSLSEKNNSLEKMIELEKESQKFKEDFIATLTHDLKTPIIAELNSLEILLSERLGPLNEKQKHALSLMKSSNEELIEMSEILLETYKLQQTALVLKKQKSQIVDFIENIIEEMQPIAINNGMNIIFDTDFDEEINIDRFQLKRAVKNLLLNAISFSQKGSVIQVKLINSDDKISINITNQGESISKEDLEMIFKKYYSGAKKYRKLGTGLGLYLANQIAIAHKGAIDVISADGETTFTVMLPKS; via the coding sequence ATGAAAATTTCCTTTACATTTTTGTTTTTATTAATCCTCTGTGCTTTTGCACTTGGACTTTTGCTTCGCAAATATTTAATTTTAAGAAGAAAAAATAATATTGTCCAAAAGGATTTTCAAAAACTTACCCATACATTGCAAAAAGTACGGTATGGTCAACTTGCATTAAAGTCAAAAGATTTGTCGAATAAGCCGCTACAAAAATCCGTAAATCGTTTGATTGAAACTTTATTTGACAGAGAAGCTATGATTTTAGAATATCAAAAAAGTCTTTCTGAAAAGAACAACTCGCTTGAAAAAATGATAGAGCTAGAAAAAGAATCTCAAAAATTTAAAGAAGATTTTATCGCAACTTTGACTCACGATTTAAAAACACCAATTATAGCTGAACTTAACTCTCTCGAAATTCTTTTGTCTGAACGACTTGGACCATTGAATGAAAAACAAAAACATGCCTTATCCCTTATGAAAAGCTCCAACGAAGAACTTATCGAAATGTCTGAGATATTGCTAGAAACATACAAACTACAACAAACAGCACTTGTTTTAAAAAAACAAAAGTCGCAAATTGTCGACTTTATTGAAAATATAATTGAAGAAATGCAACCTATTGCTATAAATAACGGAATGAACATAATCTTTGATACCGACTTTGACGAAGAAATCAACATCGATAGATTTCAACTAAAACGAGCAGTCAAGAATTTGCTTTTGAACGCAATTTCTTTTAGCCAAAAAGGCTCCGTTATTCAAGTAAAATTAATAAATTCTGATGATAAAATATCAATAAATATAACAAATCAAGGAGAAAGTATCTCTAAAGAAGATTTAGAGATGATTTTCAAAAAATATTATTCAGGTGCAAAAAAATACCGCAAACTCGGGACCGGATTGGGACTCTACCTAGCAAATCAAATTGCGATTGCACATAAAGGTGCCATCGACGTAATTAGTGCCGATGGCGAAACAACCTTTACTGTAATGTTGCCGAAATCTTAA
- a CDS encoding DUF1858 domain-containing protein, protein MEKVTKEMSIIDIVQAHPESLEVFAKYGMGCIGCAAAKFENLEAGAKVHGIDPQKMVDEINAMID, encoded by the coding sequence ATGGAAAAAGTTACAAAAGAAATGAGCATTATTGATATCGTTCAAGCTCACCCAGAATCACTTGAAGTTTTTGCTAAATATGGTATGGGCTGTATCGGTTGTGCCGCTGCAAAATTTGAAAATTTAGAAGCTGGTGCTAAAGTTCATGGTATCGACCCACAAAAGATGGTTGATGAAATCAATGCAATGATTGATTAG